The Candidatus Bathyarchaeota archaeon genome includes a region encoding these proteins:
- a CDS encoding type II/IV secretion system ATPase subunit: MSPSNEKTPSLLARIKAKLQNTGSKIKQSFQTSKKTSTTEKKEKISISTKIKNIKLPKIKLTPKKKETKPHVKQEKVSFSTKIKLAFSSKKKTEPVQTTEKVGFFTKIKGIKLSLGTKKKKPEIETTLSATPKSLPKGVKIVERYPLYEPFSQVVIVQDPTTGEHKYILDELQLDPMERGIYNRVLEILLAEIVSPKEEITDPRKFFAEEAKKIVDKYRISLGWLPDVSWYKILYHAERDLVGFGKIDPLMRDPNIEDISCDGVNKPVYIWHRVFESIETNLQFESDADLDNLVVKFVHMAGKHVSSAFPIVDASLPGKHRLAVAYRREITPFGTAFTIRKFRDDPYSIIDLINIGTFTEEMAAYLWICLENRASVMVLGGTAAGKTTALNALGCLIKPGSKIMTIEETAELNLSHENWVSLIARQSYGLGGNNVGEVALFDLVKTCMRHRPDLMIVGEVRGQEAYVLFQALATGHGGMCTMHAENVQSAVKRLTQKPMDISPAYIPLMNIVMSVQRVHLIKNGEKRAFRRVLSVNEIVEFEKYVNPFKWDPVKDEQIMDLDSSFLLTHISERLGLERDQLIAEMKRRSDVLRWMRQKNIRSYKEVAAIIAEYYARPKEFYDKIMNGEEVKAVAAPRKV; this comes from the coding sequence ATGTCCCCCTCAAACGAAAAAACCCCAAGTTTACTTGCCAGAATAAAGGCAAAACTCCAAAACACAGGAAGCAAAATCAAACAAAGCTTCCAAACTTCAAAGAAAACATCAACCACAGAAAAGAAAGAAAAAATAAGCATCTCAACAAAAATAAAAAACATCAAACTACCAAAAATCAAACTTACCCCGAAAAAGAAAGAAACCAAACCCCATGTGAAACAAGAAAAAGTCAGCTTTTCAACAAAAATAAAACTCGCATTTAGCAGCAAAAAGAAAACAGAACCCGTCCAGACGACAGAAAAAGTCGGCTTTTTCACAAAAATAAAAGGCATCAAACTATCTTTGGGCACTAAAAAGAAGAAACCAGAAATAGAAACTACACTCTCAGCCACACCAAAAAGTCTGCCTAAAGGCGTAAAAATCGTAGAAAGATATCCACTCTACGAACCCTTCAGCCAAGTCGTCATCGTACAAGACCCCACCACAGGCGAACACAAATACATCCTCGACGAACTCCAACTTGACCCCATGGAACGCGGCATATACAACAGGGTCCTAGAAATCCTGCTCGCCGAGATCGTTTCACCTAAAGAGGAAATTACTGATCCACGCAAATTCTTCGCAGAAGAAGCAAAAAAAATCGTGGACAAATACCGCATCAGCCTCGGTTGGCTTCCAGATGTTTCGTGGTACAAGATTCTCTATCACGCTGAACGCGATTTGGTTGGTTTCGGAAAAATCGATCCGTTGATGCGTGACCCTAACATAGAAGACATTTCCTGCGACGGTGTCAACAAACCCGTCTACATCTGGCACCGCGTGTTTGAAAGCATCGAGACAAACTTGCAGTTTGAAAGCGATGCGGACCTCGATAACTTGGTCGTTAAATTCGTGCACATGGCAGGCAAACACGTCAGCAGCGCTTTCCCAATCGTTGACGCTTCGCTTCCAGGTAAGCATCGTCTCGCAGTCGCATACAGAAGAGAAATCACTCCGTTTGGCACAGCGTTCACTATAAGAAAATTCCGCGACGACCCATACTCAATTATCGACTTGATTAACATCGGCACTTTCACTGAGGAAATGGCGGCTTACCTCTGGATTTGTCTTGAGAACCGCGCATCAGTCATGGTGCTCGGTGGAACAGCCGCAGGCAAAACCACAGCACTCAACGCGTTAGGTTGCTTAATCAAGCCAGGCAGCAAAATTATGACTATCGAAGAAACTGCAGAGTTAAACCTCTCGCACGAGAACTGGGTTTCTTTGATTGCGCGTCAAAGCTACGGGTTAGGCGGCAACAACGTCGGTGAAGTCGCTCTATTCGACCTCGTTAAAACTTGTATGCGTCACAGACCTGACTTGATGATTGTAGGCGAAGTCCGAGGTCAAGAAGCTTATGTGCTGTTTCAGGCGCTTGCCACAGGCCACGGTGGTATGTGTACGATGCACGCTGAAAACGTTCAGTCAGCTGTTAAAAGATTAACACAGAAACCGATGGACATATCTCCAGCTTACATTCCGCTGATGAACATTGTTATGTCTGTGCAGCGAGTTCACTTGATTAAGAACGGCGAGAAACGCGCTTTCCGCCGAGTGCTCTCAGTGAACGAAATAGTTGAGTTCGAAAAATACGTCAACCCCTTCAAATGGGATCCAGTTAAAGACGAGCAAATCATGGATTTAGACTCAAGTTTCCTACTGACTCATATCTCCGAACGCCTCGGCTTAGAACGCGACCAACTCATTGCAGAGATGAAACGACGCAGCGACGTGCTACGTTGGATGCGGCAGAAAAACATCCGCAGCTACAAAGAAGTCGCAGCTATAATTGCAGAGTACTACGCGCGACCCAAAGAATTCTACGACAAAATCATGAATGGCGAGGAGGTCAAGGCGGTTGCCGCTCCTAGAAAAGTTTGA
- a CDS encoding type II secretion system F family protein produces MPLLEKFEALSFRLFGRFSPYFLKKVFPTLPSTLERGRVKIYPETYIALMLFCVVITIPISVVAAVLAITFGVLPLLILTFLPLFIMAGFVVVPLNNASDRSTSLERELPFAAAYISVMSSGGIAPYDSFRRLTEVNLMPSMSKEARDIVKDVEIFGVDPLTALESAAKKTPLDLFKDFLGGYSSTVIIGGDIGHFLERKAEDIFKARGLRVKAAADRLGMLLETFIIVEVMMSLCFYILFAVNNLQTSTVTTTVSNANSDLSAYSGMLMYTFIFTPMLSMMFIYLAHSMQTKTPLTEMRPYKVLGISSVLGIVFFLLLTNFMGMVELPLFTQLQAIGVDLPVALAVSLFIVAAPPAVVHMKLSKTKSSMEHGVASFLRDLTEVRKTGLSPEKCIESLSKRDYGAFSKELRKISSDISWGIPIKKVMTDFLNRTRSWMVQIVMFLLVETIDVGGGTIAMIDSLARFNNMTQEVEKEKKMSVRPYIMMPYLASILLVATTVMMMGLTTGITVPGQPAPPPNTLMETIFISSVIFHSFLIGMVAGKISDDSIASGLKHSAILVIIAVVCAKLIPQFIKLV; encoded by the coding sequence TTGCCGCTCCTAGAAAAGTTTGAGGCACTGTCTTTCCGCCTGTTTGGGCGGTTTTCTCCTTACTTCCTCAAAAAAGTTTTTCCCACACTACCAAGCACGCTGGAACGTGGACGCGTAAAGATTTACCCTGAAACCTACATTGCACTGATGCTCTTCTGCGTAGTCATAACGATTCCTATCTCAGTTGTAGCGGCAGTGCTTGCGATAACATTCGGAGTTTTACCGCTTTTAATATTGACTTTTCTTCCCCTCTTCATCATGGCAGGCTTCGTAGTCGTTCCACTCAACAACGCCAGCGACCGCTCAACAAGCCTTGAGCGAGAATTACCCTTCGCTGCAGCATACATCAGCGTCATGTCCTCAGGTGGCATAGCACCATACGACAGTTTCAGAAGACTAACCGAAGTCAACTTGATGCCATCCATGAGCAAAGAAGCCCGAGACATCGTTAAAGATGTGGAAATCTTTGGTGTAGACCCACTTACCGCACTTGAAAGTGCAGCCAAGAAAACACCCCTTGACCTCTTCAAAGACTTCTTGGGCGGTTACTCTTCAACTGTCATCATAGGTGGAGACATTGGTCACTTCTTGGAACGCAAAGCAGAAGACATCTTCAAGGCGCGTGGACTCCGAGTTAAAGCCGCCGCAGACCGATTAGGCATGCTACTGGAAACTTTCATCATAGTCGAAGTCATGATGTCATTGTGCTTCTACATTCTGTTCGCAGTTAACAACCTTCAAACAAGCACAGTCACCACAACTGTATCAAACGCAAACAGTGACCTCTCAGCTTACTCAGGCATGTTGATGTATACTTTCATCTTCACACCCATGCTTTCGATGATGTTCATCTACCTGGCGCACAGCATGCAGACAAAAACGCCGCTAACCGAGATGCGACCCTACAAAGTCTTAGGCATCTCAAGCGTTCTGGGTATAGTGTTTTTCCTGCTTCTAACAAACTTCATGGGCATGGTCGAGTTGCCGCTGTTCACTCAGCTCCAAGCCATCGGCGTAGACTTACCCGTTGCATTAGCTGTTTCACTGTTCATCGTTGCAGCACCGCCAGCGGTAGTACATATGAAGTTGTCCAAGACCAAAAGCAGCATGGAACATGGCGTCGCAAGCTTTCTACGCGACTTAACCGAAGTCAGAAAAACAGGTCTCTCGCCAGAAAAATGCATCGAAAGCCTCTCAAAACGAGACTACGGCGCGTTCAGTAAAGAACTACGAAAAATCAGTTCCGACATTTCGTGGGGCATACCTATAAAGAAAGTCATGACTGACTTCCTAAATCGCACCCGCAGCTGGATGGTCCAGATCGTAATGTTCCTCCTAGTCGAAACCATCGACGTCGGCGGAGGCACCATCGCGATGATTGATTCACTGGCACGCTTCAACAACATGACCCAAGAAGTCGAGAAAGAAAAGAAGATGAGCGTACGCCCCTACATCATGATGCCATATTTAGCGTCAATTCTACTGGTGGCAACCACCGTTATGATGATGGGCTTAACCACAGGCATAACCGTGCCTGGTCAACCAGCTCCACCACCCAACACCTTGATGGAAACCATATTCATCTCGTCAGTGATTTTCCACAGCTTCCTAATCGGCATGGTTGCGGGAAAAATCAGCGACGACTCCATAGCGTCTGGACTAAAACACTCAGCCATACTAGTCATAATAGCTGTTGTATGTGCAAAGTTGATTCCGCAATTCATTAAACTGGTATAG
- a CDS encoding prepilin peptidase, whose amino-acid sequence MLVYASWRDYVCREVSNKVWAIYAPIALALTLPELLLFESSQLPWFGLSVGVTVFIAFLLFYAGGFGGADSKALMCIAIALPFAPIGVITPLIASGVSPISQLIYPITIFGNGVLFAAASGVYMIVRNLVWHKKTKTALFPGTLAKESFGKKLLVLVTGYKMNISRLKEKWHIFPMEDVDEENGDLKRKLVVVPKDEGRDKILQRLSDAIETQKIDRYVWATPGLPMLIFVTLGLIVALVFGDVVWLLVRLVLGAA is encoded by the coding sequence ATACTAGTCTATGCTTCATGGCGAGACTACGTATGCCGAGAAGTCAGCAACAAAGTCTGGGCAATCTACGCACCCATAGCGCTTGCCTTAACCCTGCCAGAGCTTCTCCTCTTTGAGTCATCTCAGCTACCTTGGTTTGGCTTAAGCGTCGGCGTAACCGTCTTCATCGCATTCCTGCTCTTCTACGCAGGCGGGTTTGGCGGCGCAGACTCAAAAGCGCTGATGTGCATCGCCATCGCATTACCATTTGCCCCCATCGGCGTCATTACCCCCCTGATCGCTTCTGGGGTTTCGCCGATTTCGCAGCTAATTTACCCCATAACCATCTTCGGCAACGGCGTGCTTTTCGCGGCGGCAAGCGGCGTCTACATGATAGTGCGCAACCTCGTCTGGCATAAAAAAACCAAAACCGCGCTGTTCCCAGGAACCCTCGCCAAAGAATCCTTCGGCAAAAAACTGCTGGTGCTCGTAACAGGATACAAAATGAACATCAGCAGACTTAAGGAGAAATGGCATATATTCCCCATGGAAGACGTGGACGAAGAAAACGGGGATTTGAAACGTAAACTCGTCGTTGTTCCCAAAGATGAGGGACGCGACAAAATCCTTCAACGCCTCTCAGATGCGATTGAAACACAGAAAATTGACCGCTACGTTTGGGCGACGCCTGGTTTGCCTATGCTGATTTTTGTCACGTTAGGTTTAATCGTGGCTTTAGTGTTTGGCGACGTCGTTTGGTTACTTGTGCGTTTAGTGTTAGGCGCGGCCTAA
- a CDS encoding carbohydrate kinase family protein, whose protein sequence is MNTKECQRELQDFLAKPAEKDCRVVVMPDFFLDRIVNLPWNLSEFTSSVGEVAKRKGGSIDGIPQIDMKGGNAVNTASALTNLGALVTPILCTSEYGLQLIKYHFKDTAMDYSHIKVKGKASITTALEFRGENEKINVMLRDVGALEEFGPSDLDESDYTLFENSDYVCLFNWAGTKRHGTALAEAVFDRTKHGGRAKTYYDTADPNPNAAEIPRLVEKVLKTSQVDILSLNENEAITYANILDADFGAKKGQLSFPDYALEAARVLVSVCKARIDLHTTLFSASLKGKREVVVPTFKIEVYRATGAGDAWNAGNIIADYYGLSDECRLMLANAVSACYLSGADGMHPTKSKIANFLKTNS, encoded by the coding sequence ATGAACACTAAAGAATGTCAAAGGGAACTGCAGGATTTCCTTGCAAAACCCGCAGAAAAGGACTGCAGGGTGGTGGTTATGCCTGACTTTTTCCTCGACCGCATCGTCAACCTGCCTTGGAATCTATCAGAATTCACCAGCTCGGTCGGCGAAGTAGCGAAACGCAAAGGCGGTAGCATAGACGGCATCCCCCAAATTGACATGAAGGGTGGAAACGCCGTTAACACCGCATCCGCGCTGACCAACTTGGGCGCCTTAGTTACGCCCATTCTCTGCACAAGCGAGTATGGGTTGCAACTGATAAAGTACCACTTCAAAGATACAGCGATGGATTACTCGCACATAAAGGTCAAAGGGAAAGCCTCGATAACTACGGCGCTGGAGTTTAGAGGTGAAAACGAAAAAATCAACGTCATGCTAAGAGATGTGGGCGCTTTAGAAGAATTTGGCCCCAGCGACCTCGACGAAAGCGACTACACTTTGTTTGAAAACTCGGATTATGTTTGCCTCTTTAACTGGGCAGGCACCAAGCGGCATGGCACAGCACTTGCAGAAGCTGTTTTTGATCGGACAAAACATGGTGGCAGAGCCAAAACCTACTATGATACCGCTGACCCAAACCCCAACGCAGCAGAAATCCCACGTCTTGTTGAAAAAGTGCTCAAAACCTCCCAAGTGGACATTTTAAGCCTCAACGAAAACGAAGCCATAACATACGCCAACATTTTAGACGCAGACTTTGGGGCGAAAAAGGGGCAGTTGAGCTTCCCAGATTACGCATTAGAAGCTGCACGGGTTTTAGTATCAGTTTGCAAAGCGCGCATAGACCTGCACACCACGTTGTTCTCTGCAAGCCTAAAGGGGAAACGAGAAGTTGTTGTGCCTACTTTTAAGATAGAGGTTTATCGTGCGACGGGCGCTGGAGACGCATGGAACGCAGGCAACATCATAGCCGACTACTATGGGCTTTCAGATGAATGCCGCCTCATGCTTGCCAACGCAGTCTCTGCCTGTTACCTTTCTGGCGCTGACGGCATGCATCCAACCAAGAGCAAGATAGCAAACTTTCTAAAAACAAACAGTTAA
- a CDS encoding DUF998 domain-containing protein, with product MVQLMRVGAVAGFLAPIVASLFIASAILFYPPFSWTNNALSDLGVVEGATSILFTVGLIGAGVLGFVFAVLGLYKFAGENRLGKTGSAVFAAATVALVCIGVFNEHAVPTHYLVSVAFFTLTPIALFILTCAFFQSRQRDLAAFTVAIAFAAAVPWILQFTIHYVPNVAIPEAVSAAAVSVWAFMLAAKMHKPKKMRV from the coding sequence ATGGTTCAATTAATGAGAGTCGGTGCAGTTGCGGGTTTTTTGGCGCCCATAGTCGCGTCACTGTTTATTGCCTCTGCCATCCTGTTCTATCCACCGTTCAGTTGGACTAACAACGCGTTAAGCGACCTCGGTGTAGTTGAAGGCGCAACCAGCATCCTGTTCACGGTTGGCTTAATCGGGGCGGGCGTGTTGGGTTTCGTTTTCGCTGTTTTGGGCTTATACAAATTCGCTGGAGAAAACCGGTTGGGCAAAACTGGTTCGGCTGTGTTTGCTGCCGCGACGGTGGCACTGGTCTGCATCGGGGTGTTCAACGAGCACGCGGTTCCCACACACTACTTGGTTTCAGTGGCGTTCTTCACTTTGACGCCCATCGCATTATTCATCTTAACCTGTGCATTCTTCCAAAGCCGCCAACGTGATTTAGCTGCCTTCACGGTAGCCATCGCGTTTGCAGCTGCCGTGCCGTGGATTCTGCAATTCACCATTCACTACGTTCCAAACGTCGCCATACCAGAAGCGGTGTCTGCTGCAGCGGTTTCAGTTTGGGCGTTTATGCTGGCTGCAAAAATGCATAAACCCAAAAAAATGCGGGTTTAG
- a CDS encoding radical SAM protein, producing the protein MPIPTAEAIWNLNTTQLRTLLESGKLKPQSSTIRFYAPSFTYYKTKHYHAKTAEFPTISITGNSCTLNCKHCGGKVLQTMHAALTPEQLWQVGVDLKAKGAKGVLVSGGCLPDGSIPIEGFADVLFRFKQELELTVFVHTAATSPQTASALKKAEVDATLIDVVGSDQTIQQVLNLNVSTQTYAQSLRALANADLNVVPHVIVGLNEGKLDGELAALQTIAQTVKPVAVVIIAFMPIHGTQMHKTSPPKPMDIAKVAAAARALFSTTPLALGCMRPKGKLRDETDVLALKAGVDAVAFPSEAAIQYAQKRGFRTFFSSYCCAQMYLDFL; encoded by the coding sequence ATGCCAATCCCAACCGCTGAAGCCATCTGGAACCTAAACACCACCCAACTCAGAACGCTGCTCGAATCAGGTAAACTAAAACCTCAAAGCAGCACCATCCGCTTCTATGCCCCAAGCTTCACCTACTACAAAACCAAACACTACCACGCCAAAACCGCAGAGTTCCCAACAATTTCAATAACAGGCAACAGCTGCACATTGAACTGTAAACATTGCGGCGGCAAAGTTCTTCAAACAATGCATGCCGCCTTGACGCCGGAGCAGCTTTGGCAAGTCGGAGTGGATCTCAAGGCAAAAGGCGCCAAGGGTGTGCTGGTTAGTGGCGGATGCTTGCCCGATGGCTCTATTCCAATTGAGGGCTTTGCGGATGTGCTATTTCGGTTTAAGCAAGAGTTGGAGTTAACGGTTTTTGTCCACACCGCAGCCACCTCGCCGCAAACCGCTTCGGCACTTAAAAAAGCAGAAGTCGACGCCACATTGATTGACGTAGTCGGCTCAGACCAAACCATCCAACAAGTTCTAAACCTAAACGTGTCCACTCAAACCTACGCCCAATCGCTCCGAGCCCTCGCAAACGCAGACCTAAACGTCGTGCCCCACGTCATCGTCGGCTTAAACGAAGGTAAACTCGACGGCGAACTCGCTGCGTTACAAACCATCGCTCAAACCGTCAAGCCCGTCGCAGTTGTCATCATCGCGTTCATGCCCATCCACGGCACACAAATGCACAAAACCTCACCGCCCAAACCGATGGACATAGCCAAAGTTGCCGCCGCTGCACGCGCCCTGTTCTCAACTACACCTCTTGCGTTGGGCTGTATGCGTCCCAAAGGCAAGTTGCGAGACGAGACAGATGTCCTGGCGCTTAAGGCTGGTGTAGACGCGGTTGCGTTTCCAAGCGAGGCGGCAATCCAATACGCGCAGAAGAGGGGGTTTAGAACGTTTTTTTCGTCTTACTGCTGCGCCCAGATGTATCTTGATTTCCTCTAA
- a CDS encoding ECF transporter S component, with product MKITTQQVALMAIFAALFYVLSLIAPIKIPTGIGMIEINFAAMIATVFGLILGPYLGAAAALLGSSVTWALTGMSPYGAPFILAPMFNALIVGLVFYKKWKYAFVTFAVMIVAFLFTPPVFPITAQTNLGGVVVDNWFIAAATVFDKVIALLLILPLAFFGKKLSLAYGSAFFFILGFIGNEADNMFGTLMYATPTVYQGIFGFSLEFVQTSLLASPFLYPVIRIIQALIAMLIAVPLLRVLRKTNWLWSEENLFSQKPTPLPPAAPVPT from the coding sequence ATGAAAATCACAACCCAACAAGTCGCCCTAATGGCCATATTCGCAGCCCTATTCTACGTACTATCACTAATCGCACCAATAAAAATCCCAACAGGCATAGGAATGATAGAAATCAACTTTGCAGCCATGATCGCAACCGTATTCGGATTAATCCTCGGACCCTACTTAGGCGCTGCCGCAGCCCTATTGGGTTCCTCAGTAACATGGGCACTCACGGGAATGTCCCCCTACGGAGCACCATTCATTTTGGCACCAATGTTCAACGCACTGATAGTCGGTTTAGTCTTCTATAAAAAATGGAAATACGCATTTGTAACATTTGCAGTTATGATCGTCGCATTCCTATTCACACCACCCGTTTTTCCGATTACTGCACAAACCAACCTTGGAGGCGTAGTAGTCGATAACTGGTTCATAGCAGCCGCCACAGTATTTGACAAAGTCATCGCTTTACTGCTGATTCTGCCCTTAGCGTTCTTCGGAAAGAAATTATCCCTTGCCTATGGCAGCGCTTTCTTCTTCATCTTAGGATTCATCGGCAACGAAGCAGACAATATGTTCGGCACCTTGATGTATGCAACTCCAACAGTCTACCAAGGCATCTTTGGTTTCTCCCTTGAATTCGTCCAAACAAGCCTCTTAGCAAGCCCATTCCTCTACCCTGTAATCAGAATAATACAAGCACTCATTGCGATGCTAATAGCTGTACCTCTGTTACGCGTGCTTAGAAAAACCAACTGGCTATGGAGCGAAGAAAACCTCTTTAGCCAAAAGCCAACTCCCCTGCCTCCTGCGGCACCTGTTCCCACATAA
- a CDS encoding dihydropteroate synthase-like protein, which yields MKTLLITGTLAENTVKQYAKQSQTPTEVLTLNVQVAAFLTPEIISQALKKHKLHDIDIILTPGQALGDTKIITDATKIPAFKGPRYAADLPVVLDSLGEVKLSSVVPADDLLRAKLEAKALEELEKVEQNREELFKKQGNLMIGDLTVGKELPMRVLAEIVDAPLLDTAEIARLAKHYVASGAHIIDIGMVAGQTRPQDAKRAVTAVKAAVDVPVSIDTLNPLEIEAAVAAGADLVLSADAGNLEEIAPFAKDVAVVVIPTNHRKGFFPKKSAERVRLLERLIKQAKQLGFKKIVGDLILEPTNIMDSYVAFQEFSRRNPEVPLLIGIANVVELFDADSVGLNALLARLASEVSADILLTTEETPKARGCVREVSVAAKMMFLAKRRNSVPRDLGLDLLVLKNKTEKEAPLKLGKTKIITAKRQKNKSVTVDSCGVFRVMVDRENKKLVALHYKSAEAPAPNCAVRGVDAETVMAEVLRLGLVSRLEHAAYLGGELAKAEVALRVGRDYVQDAVLFEK from the coding sequence ATGAAAACCCTCCTAATTACCGGAACCCTCGCAGAAAACACCGTAAAACAATACGCCAAACAAAGCCAAACCCCAACTGAAGTCCTCACCCTAAACGTTCAAGTCGCTGCATTCCTCACTCCAGAAATCATCAGCCAAGCCCTCAAAAAACACAAACTCCACGACATCGACATCATTTTAACCCCTGGCCAAGCCTTAGGCGACACCAAAATCATAACCGACGCCACCAAAATTCCCGCTTTCAAAGGCCCACGGTACGCTGCCGACCTCCCTGTAGTTTTAGACAGTTTAGGCGAAGTGAAGCTTTCATCGGTTGTACCTGCAGATGATTTGCTCAGAGCGAAGCTTGAGGCGAAGGCTCTTGAAGAACTGGAAAAAGTTGAGCAAAACCGAGAGGAGTTATTCAAAAAACAGGGCAACTTGATGATTGGGGACTTGACTGTTGGTAAAGAGTTGCCGATGCGTGTTTTGGCGGAAATCGTTGATGCACCGCTTCTGGATACAGCAGAGATTGCACGTTTGGCTAAGCATTACGTTGCTTCAGGCGCACACATAATCGACATCGGCATGGTCGCAGGGCAAACCCGCCCTCAAGACGCAAAACGGGCGGTAACCGCAGTTAAAGCCGCCGTAGACGTGCCTGTCAGCATCGATACACTAAACCCCCTTGAAATTGAGGCGGCAGTGGCTGCGGGGGCAGATTTGGTTTTGAGCGCGGACGCAGGTAACCTAGAAGAGATCGCGCCGTTTGCAAAGGATGTTGCTGTGGTGGTTATTCCCACTAATCATCGTAAGGGATTTTTCCCAAAGAAATCTGCTGAACGGGTGAGGCTACTTGAGCGTTTAATTAAGCAAGCTAAGCAGTTGGGCTTCAAAAAAATCGTCGGCGACCTAATTCTTGAACCCACAAACATAATGGATTCTTACGTTGCGTTTCAAGAGTTCAGCCGCAGAAACCCTGAGGTGCCTCTTTTGATTGGCATCGCTAATGTGGTGGAGCTTTTTGATGCTGATTCAGTCGGGCTTAATGCGTTACTTGCGAGGCTTGCTTCTGAGGTGTCGGCGGATATTTTGTTGACAACCGAGGAGACCCCAAAAGCGCGAGGTTGTGTGCGTGAGGTTTCTGTTGCGGCAAAGATGATGTTTCTTGCCAAGAGGCGCAATTCTGTGCCACGTGATTTGGGTTTAGATTTACTTGTGTTAAAGAACAAAACAGAAAAAGAAGCACCACTCAAATTAGGTAAAACAAAAATTATCACCGCAAAACGTCAGAAAAACAAGTCTGTCACAGTTGACTCTTGCGGAGTTTTCCGCGTGATGGTTGACCGAGAAAACAAAAAACTTGTAGCGCTACATTACAAGTCTGCTGAGGCACCTGCGCCTAATTGTGCTGTTCGTGGGGTAGATGCTGAAACCGTGATGGCGGAGGTTTTGAGGTTGGGGTTGGTTTCTCGGTTGGAGCATGCTGCGTATTTGGGTGGTGAGTTGGCGAAGGCGGAGGTGGCGTTGCGTGTGGGGCGGGATTATGTTCAGGATGCGGTTTTGTTTGAAAAATGA
- a CDS encoding dihydroorotate dehydrogenase: MNTNALSIDFAGLQLENPTMLASGVMGYSAESFHRIAKSGAGAVVTKSVGIQPRVGYVNPTVVQAEGGLINAMGLPNPGIEVFCEEIKFSKTILRVPLIVSVFGYSAEEYATVAKKAVDAGADAIELNVSCPHVKQTGAEIGQNPKILSEVVQQVKAAINKPLIVKLSPNVADITVLAEAAVKAGADALTAVNTLKALAIDAETMMPILANVRGGLSGAAVKPVALRCVYDIAEKFKVPIIGCGGVTNWRDAVEFFLAGASAVQIGTAVADDIEVFRSVAKGVETYLRKKHYQNIKEIVGLAHHK; encoded by the coding sequence TTGAACACTAACGCATTAAGCATAGACTTTGCTGGATTACAACTAGAAAACCCCACGATGCTCGCCTCAGGCGTCATGGGGTACTCCGCAGAGTCCTTCCACCGCATCGCCAAAAGCGGCGCAGGCGCAGTCGTCACCAAATCAGTCGGCATACAACCTAGAGTTGGCTACGTTAACCCGACAGTGGTGCAGGCAGAGGGCGGTTTGATTAATGCAATGGGTCTGCCCAATCCAGGGATTGAAGTTTTTTGTGAAGAAATTAAATTCTCCAAAACCATCTTGCGTGTGCCGCTTATCGTTAGCGTTTTTGGTTACTCTGCAGAAGAATACGCCACTGTCGCCAAGAAAGCAGTCGACGCAGGTGCTGATGCAATTGAGTTAAACGTTTCCTGTCCGCACGTAAAGCAGACTGGTGCAGAGATCGGGCAGAACCCAAAAATCTTATCCGAAGTCGTGCAGCAAGTCAAAGCCGCAATCAACAAGCCCCTCATCGTTAAGCTGTCGCCTAACGTTGCAGACATAACAGTCCTTGCTGAGGCAGCAGTCAAAGCAGGCGCAGATGCACTAACTGCCGTGAACACGCTTAAAGCCCTGGCGATAGATGCAGAAACCATGATGCCGATTCTCGCCAACGTCCGGGGTGGATTGTCGGGTGCAGCGGTGAAACCTGTGGCGCTTCGTTGCGTCTACGACATCGCAGAAAAGTTTAAGGTGCCCATAATTGGATGCGGCGGAGTCACCAACTGGCGTGATGCCGTAGAATTCTTCTTAGCAGGCGCCTCAGCCGTGCAGATAGGTACAGCAGTCGCCGATGACATTGAAGTTTTTCGTTCAGTTGCTAAGGGAGTGGAGACTTACTTGAGAAAGAAACATTATCAAAACATAAAGGAGATAGTCGGACTTGCCCACCACAAATAA